A stretch of DNA from Diospyros lotus cultivar Yz01 chromosome 14, ASM1463336v1, whole genome shotgun sequence:
ATTAATTCCACATCAGACCTGAAAGTCAGGCATTCAACCAGCAAACCTAAGTTACAAAAGATCACTTGACTGTATAAACAAGTTCAGAGTAAAATTTCTGGTATTGAATATACTTCTAATGCATTTTTCTTGAAGGACCAACAGGATGACTCAATTCTGCCCAAAAGCACACAATGGCTCTAGATTTCCTAAACCATCATGGATCCTCCCTTAATAGTAGTATTCATGTATTCGCAAGGACATGTGCAAAGTCTCAAATAATAAGCTTACTTAATAACCAGGGCTTCAAAAGTTACTTTTTGACATCAATGGGCATCTGCAATGCAATACACCCATCCCTGCAACATCAAAATATACATGCACAATTGAAGAATTGTTAtctctaaattaaaaatagtaggCTACTTTTTTGAAAGACTACCCAAAAATGCATGGGCATGCTATGTTCAAAGGAAGAGGaaaacaatttcaaaatttgtgaCTACTGATTTTAATGTACAAGCACCTCAGCCTCAAAAAATCACATTAGTAAATTAGCTATTACAATTTCTTTTGACAGTCCTACGAAGCCTTCATCATGCTTCTCAGTTTGTCAATTGGTGCAGAATTTGGTGGCTCTGGCCAAGTGCAAAAACCATCATCAGTTATGCATTTTCCCAAAGGCCTTATCCTTGACATATGTAAAACAGACTCAACTATAGAAAGGCCCATCCAGTAGTGAATCTAGAGATGactgatttaaaaaaaaaaaaaaaagcatcatGAACAGCAGGGCCAAATAATCAGTCAACCTTGATGGCCAAATGAAATGGTCAAGGACCTGTCTCAGAATCCACAGGTTCCTGGGTCATCAATTTGTCATCTAATGGGGTGTTCTACATTCATAGGGCCAAGGCCTCCCCTCCCCTTATCCCTCTACCAGTCTGTCATTTTTTGTTGATTCTTTTCTTTATGAACCCTTCCTGTAGCTAATTGAATATTAGATCCCAGTGCAAGATAAACAATGGAAGTAATGAAAATTATAGTagttgaaaaaaagaaatttttgagaaTGATAAAATCAGTTAGCCTTTTCTGGTCCTCAGCTGTTATTCGTCTAGATGAGAAAATTGGGAACTGAGAAGCCATTAACCACTTGTGATGAATTAAATGTCCTGCTGCCTGGTATCTTATAATCCATttcaaactcaaaatcaaaataataatgattgttggAAAACTGAAGCAGGGGAGTCAAACAATCACCAGGTATATGAGTAATCAAGAGAAATCAAGAAAGAATTAAAGGACCTTCACCTATCACTagaataacattttattttagccAGGGGCGGGGCCAAGGAGGGGACAACCGGGGTAACTCTCTGCTGCCAGGACTTGACCTGTGCATTTTTTAATAGAATAGCATTTTTGGATCAGCAATCCTCACTCCcaatataataacatatttCATTCTCATTGAGCAAAAACATCAGAGATAGATTTTTTTGATGGCAGACTCACCAGCCCCAAAGAGTACAAACTTTGAGAATTCAACCTTGTAGCATCCAAGTGTATCTAGACAGTTAGCAAGGTTGATCACAAACTTTGGAGGAGTACTAATTATTATCTCTAAGATGGAAAACAATTATAATTAGTAAATCTCTTATCCCTTAGTTTTTGTATTGCTGAAACAAGCTGACTATAGAAGAGAACGTGACAACTCAACATAGAAACTAGAGAAAATGATTAATTAGATAAAGAAAAGATAGGGTAGACAGGCTTCAATGCTAGTAGATCCCTAAAGAAAATTTTATGCTAGGGGAAAACACATTATTTTCAAGACAGCCTTCTTGTAGGGGAAATGTAAAAGACCAGAAGTTAGACGTTGAAGTATATAATGTTGTTACACTTTCATTGTGAAATATAGTGGTACCATCAACATGGAAAAACAAACAAGGCAACTATATGGgtagaaaaaacaaaagtagCAGCAGAACTGCTGCACCCCTCATgcaaaggagaaagaaataagagagaCAGGAAGACAAGGAACCAAAATTCATAATCCATCTCTTATAGTTGTcaaacattaaaaaagaaaagatgaagagGATGGCCtgtgaaaatgattttgagCTTACCAATCCAATCCATTGCATAAACCTTGTATCCATTTACATTCAGCTCCTTTGCAAAAGCACTGTATCTATCACTGTGAAAAGTTATATGTTAATTGACCAAGTAGCAAAACCAACtgaacacaataatatatattagaggAAAGATGATTACAAACCCGTGCTCATTCAGGCCATGCAAAACAACCACAACACCCCTGCACAGGACAGAAGCCACGATCAGCCCTTAATCCTTGGTCCAAAGATTTACAGTAAAttgatttcttttaaaacataaattgaaataatcagCACAGAATCCTTAGAGGCAACATGATATGGCTTCCACTAAAGGGTGTCCCCAAGTGCATGAGGCTCCCTACTTTGCAAGTGTTAGGCGAGGGCTGTATTTGCAGGCAGCCTTTCCCCTActtttttgcaaagaggctgtttccaaAACTCAAACCCATGACCTTTTGGTCACCAATGAGCAACACCTGATACTTCTTCCACTTAACAAAACAATCGTTTAATGAAGTTCGATGAAAAAACTCGAGGCAGGGTGGCCAAGTTTATTCGATTCTCCAGTAAGATTTTATCATGGACATATATTCGCACAACATTCCAGTTCCCAGAACTGGAAGCCTAGCTATATACACTGTTCAGATCACTTTGACCATATTTACCCTAGCTCTTGCCAGTTGTTATTGACTCAAAAAACCTCCCTTCTCACAAGTCCTAAGAATTTGCATAAGATCTAAAATGGAATTTGGTGAtgtaaaaatagaaatggaaaacATCATACTGCATAATAACAGCAAATGTTGTCAAATATATCATGAGTCTTGatcttgaaattaatttttttttagttagggAAACCCCATTATTGTAAAGGCCTggaagaatgaaaaagaaaaaaaaccagCACATCAAAAGAAACAATTTgtactttctttctctttgcatCCCGTACTTAAAGATATGCCTTGGAAAGAACTACTCTTACCCTGTTACTTGaaaattcaactatttttttaCTTTCGCTAAAGAAGTAGATGAACCCAATTCATTTGCAGACAGGTTTGTTCTAACTAAATATGTGAGCACAAGTTAGCCTAACCTACACAAATTGTCCAGGTCTCTTTcctgtaattattttttatataaattacaagtaacaataacaacattccaagccttaatccctCCATGGAGACCAGCTTTAGGAATTCTAACTTGCCAGTTATTTCCATTTATGACCTTATTTTCTTCaatctaaaattacaaaaaagtgATACGAGACAACTGTGTTTTTACTTCTTCCTGGTAATGCTATATGGAAATTTCCTTTTGTTCCCAGAAAATGGAAAACTTGTTCACCACGTATATGACAATGTAtcatttttatcaattttattcttCAATAGTCTTCCTAGGGATTAAATTATAACAATCAAACAAAGTGATGACTAAATTGTGATTTGACAACAGGTGATTATAGTAATTCCTTCAACCTAAATGCTGGagtctcaatttttcttttttgttagtAAAGCTAGAGTATTACCGTTCAGAATTCATAATTCAAAATGTCAGGTGATGGGACTTCTTCCACAAAGCTCAGCAGCTCAATATATCCCGAACATATTAATTGTTTAGTTCTTTGACTTATATCCACTGTGCATCTAGCAGCAAGAGGCAATAGAATGATTGCTTAAGCAATCCATTGGTTTCTTCGAACACCAAATTGCCAAATTGTGTGCCAATTGAAAAGAGTAGTaaaaagcaaaagaacaaaaaaagaacTGCCAAGGCATCTCATTGCAACAGAGAGAATTCTGTCTCTCCTATATATAGGAGCATAACTATAATATTGAAAGAAGTCACTTTcagtattttgttttttttctccGGACAAGTATTTGAAGTAGTAattttcatcaaaattataCTTGGGAGTCGTGACCTTGGGAGGCTGTCCGGTTACAGTAGAATTGTAAGTGATAAGATGCACAGGAACATAATATTCCCTCTAAGAAATGATTGCTATGCAGTGCGGCAGACATCAGGTGCTGAAGTGGGTGTATTGTTGAGAATATGCCTCTTGTTCTGTAATTATGGAATGCAGCATCAGAAATTAAGACAAACCAGTTCATTGTAATTTACCCTATTGAACTGGGACCTTCGAATTTAATGGTCGATGGGGGCAAGAAGAATAACAGACGTCTTTTCTGGTTATTCCCGTTACCAGATTAGCGAAATGAAACGTACCAACAATTTCATTaccatatggaaaaaaaaaaaaacataaagtcCGAATACTTGCATGTAGGTGATTCATTTCCGCAGACtggaaacaaagaaaaatcacCTTTCATTAAAAAGAGTGAAAATGATGCACAAATGTATAATCGACACAATTGGTGAGCGAGAACGGATGTAGCTCACTCCACCGAATTAAATTAAGacgatgattttttttttttcagaataaataggagccaaaagaaataaataattatagtgGCGAATTGAAGAAGGAAAGGGAATTATTAtaagggaagaaagaaaaaaaggaaagaccTGACTTCTGCCGAAACGGGGGTCCATGATTGAGTGAACATTGTTTTCCCTCCGGGAGTAGCGAAAAGAGAAAAGTCCCTGAAGAACACATCGCCCTTACCCTGAACACCGTCCTCCATCACCCTCTGAATGGCAAGCGCTCTCCTGGACGCCACCTCCTGATCAACAGCCGCCGCCGCCGCGGCGCTGCTCTTCCATGGCACACTGGCCGGAACCCTCACCACCGCTCCCTTCCTCTGGCTCTGACTAATACTACTGCTCCCAGCACCATCctgtttcttttgtttcttctcatCCTTCAATTTGTCGGACGAGGACGAGGACGAggacgaggaggaggaggaggacgaCGTGTCCTTCCGGCCACGGAAGGGCATAAGCAAGAGCAGGAGGAACGCATTGACGAGCAGCAAGAAACTCCTGAGCACTCTCGGAGAGAAGAGAGCGGTGACGCGGCCGCTCGCCCCCGACGTTAGCAtcaccgaagaagaagaagaagaagcgtcTTTGGCCGCCATTGAAACCGACAGAAAATGATCGAATTTGGAAACTGCAAGCGCCGGAACGCCGTCTGATTTCGACTTCAGTTTCCTGATCTCGAAACGAAACTGAGATCGAAATCGATCAATACTTGGATTAGGGGATCGCGTCGGAGGAACTGGCAACGTTTGGATGGTCGACAAGCAAAtcataaaagggaaaaaaatgtaCAGTACACGCTAAAATTAGCAGGAAAAATTCCTAATTAAGCGGCAGAAGCTTCTCGACAGCAAAAAAGAATTGATAGAAACCAGAGAGTCTTCTATATTTATCCAAACTGCAGGTCTCTTGAAttggcagaagaagaagaacaagaagaagacgaGGAGAAGAAGggagtattatatatatatcctttcgGTCTTGGGTTGGAATTCAAAGGGGGGAAACTCAGACTCAGAGAGGTCTTTgattggatttgatttcttttaaatttagttaTAGGTCGGCTAATCGGGAAACAGAATGTATGCGCCACGCACGCGCACGGCTCCGTCGCTTTCCGTATCATCTACAGAGTGTACGGTTGAGGCGATTCCAAGTGTCAATTCCGTTGCGATCCATCCAATCTTCATTCATCTGCATCTCTCAGCCATAAGCCAGCCAGCCACAATAAACTGTACATATGCGGCGAGGCGAGGCGTCTATATTTCACGTGCCAGCAGCTGCTTGCTTTTTGAAAAAGTCaaaatctctcattttttttttgttctccaCAGCTGCCCTACGCAAGTCTCTGTTGTTGGGGCATTGTTTGCTCCTTGTTTTTGACTGTCACTTCGCCATCAATTTTAGTCCTAGCTGGTTCCACTCCAGTCCTTGGTAGCTCTCCGCTATTTGCTTACTAGTTTTGAGCTCAACCGCAAAACAGAGATTGGGAGATTTGCTCCAATGTTTCTTGGAAAGATCCTCGTATACTTAAAAGTTGATAGACTTGAAAAAGGGGTAAAGGAAAAGTCAAAGACAAAAAGAGATTATGAACTTCtccctcatatatatatattgcttgcTGATGCATTGGATGTAATTATTGGAAAGTAATGGGCGCGGTTAATGTGATTTCCATTTGAATTGtcgctgggggggggggggggggggggggggcatagTGGAATTTAATCAACTCTCTTAGTTGTCCTTTGGGTTTTATGGCTTGTGGGGTCCATGACTAGCGTGGTTGCCTCGTCAACTGCTAACCTCCTTTCCTATTCCTATAGCTCCACGTGTAGCAGTGAAATGGCCATCTAGCATCATAAAGAGCACCAGATTTcttacttcaatttttttaatttattgggTTACAGAGGTAGAAGAAATGTTGCCCTTCTTGCAAATTCCCAACTTTCCAAGAGTTTGAGGCTGGCTTGAATGCATAGTACTAAGGCAATGGCTCTAGATATATTATCGGCAGTGGTGGAGGCATATTTGCAAGGGTCGTGACTGAAGGCTTCTTGACAGTAAGTACTGGCCTGAAGGCGTGTTGCTAAGGCATAGATAGGCCCCAGACATGTTGCCAACAATGGCAAGACATAAATATTGTTAAGGCAGTAGCCAAGGGAGTATTGCTAGAAATGGTTTGAAAATATATTGCTAAAGTAGTAGCTGAAGCGTATCGGTAGCAGTGGCAAGGCATATTTACTAGGGGAGTGGGTCGAAGGCACGTTGCTAAGGTAGAGGCTCGAGGCATATTATCTGTACTGGCATTTGCTAAGGTCATGTTGACAGCAGTAGCCCAAGACATATTGCTAAGTAACTGGCATTTTGGTGGAAACACACTATTGTGTTGGTTTGAAATCCTTTTACTAAAGTAATCTTTTAAAATaccttttgaatattttatttaggaaaacaaaaatttgttatGTAACATATCacatttaacaaaaattatcttaaaactAATTATACCACTACACCTAAATTCATCTTCACATAAATAGTGACTAGAAAAATTGAACTGTAACTGTTGTTATCAAAattacaacaattgaaatttatagtgTGGGAATGCTTTGTGATGATGCAGAACTGATCACCTTATTTTATCTCGGACCAATTACCTACAAAAAGGGcgggggacttgctccccgtgatccctctgaagcttaagtcagttcatagggttataaattggagataatagaaaaaataatagaagagtCCCTTAGGAATCAGATCCCCCTACCTGTAGAGgctgtcctctatttatagatgtcgcttggcctttcccttaggagataaaatatatttcaaaaatataggtCGAttccctttccatggggagaaaagataatattccctaatagagataattcttggaatgttggagatattcttggttgactcaatcttcctctctctctttccagttcaaaatcataataaagattataaaaacACGTGGAGTTCCTAGGACTTGACACGTGACGATCGCATATTGGCTTTTattggcacacatggctccaagttaatggtaacctctcAAGGATAGTACAATAAAATtgcccctgtaaatattccctcatcactttgGTCATGGTAAAACAAGGCGAATGACTGTCAGACGTCTACTCGTGGAAATAGGCAGTG
This window harbors:
- the LOC127790874 gene encoding caffeoylshikimate esterase-like: MICLSTIQTLPVPPTRSPNPSIDRFRSQFRFEIRKLKSKSDGVPALAVSKFDHFLSVSMAAKDASSSSSSVMLTSGASGRVTALFSPRVLRSFLLLVNAFLLLLLMPFRGRKDTSSSSSSSSSSSSSSDKLKDEKKQKKQDGAGSSSISQSQRKGAVVRVPASVPWKSSAAAAAAVDQEVASRRALAIQRVMEDGVQGKGDVFFRDFSLFATPGGKTMFTQSWTPVSAEVRGVVVVLHGLNEHGDRYSAFAKELNVNGYKVYAMDWIGHGGSDGLHAYVHSLDEAVTDTKSFIAKVLAENPGLPCFCFGHSTGAAIILKSVLDPKIEACVAGIILTSPAVGVQPSHPIFAVLAPVFSFLFPRYQFSAANKQGMPVCRDPDALMAKYSDPLVYTGSIRVRTGNEILRITSYLQQNLTRVRVPFLVLHGAADMITDPEASKKLYEEASSTDKTIKLFDELLHDLLFEPEREAIVKGIIDWLNRRI